From the Lampris incognitus isolate fLamInc1 chromosome 6, fLamInc1.hap2, whole genome shotgun sequence genome, one window contains:
- the LOC130114768 gene encoding uncharacterized protein LOC130114768 yields MSATDSDNSIDWLASDNEVEESEQEPDCPGRPSQTRISPCPSSPSQLCASESVCYRSDDVKGDDSNWSKVSKDSNYRSPFGCTETYNGDDSGPCQAQRGEKSCSKNSHKALKRPHSSVVEECKRRQLILNQSEKDRIFTNKCIELQCYIHPLSSILNGLRSGRYRQRLSSFQESVAMDRIQRIMGVLQNPCMGEKYINIILKMEEMLKSWFPNVKPRDQHTATQTEEAVPSKKLKLSPVTTALASEAESPVTIGAPPTVTKTLRVTDLTPPGAYSASNLKWLHTSPICSPMAEQAPTGPKHVLPPRDGELMQDNVVSSSTDSHTKTDFIPRGPPLGKINAPCLERLLKSTESIITRKGTGSMIGSSWS; encoded by the exons TTGACTGGTTGGCGAGTGACAATGAGGTGGAGGAAAGCGAGCAGGAGCCTGACTGCCCCGGAAGACCCAGCCAGACACGCATCTCGCCTTGTCCGAGTTCCCCCTCGCAACTATGTGCATCTGAGAGTGTCTGCTACAGAAGTGACGATGTGAAGGGCGATGATAGCAACTGGAGCAAGGTCAGCAAGGACTCTAACTACAGGTCTCCCTTTGGCTGCACAGAGACATACAACGGCGATGACAGTGGGCCGTGTCAGGCACAGCGAGGAGAAAAGTCCTGCAGTAAAAACAGTCATAAAGCACTGAAGAGACCTCACAGCTCCGTGGTGGAGGAGTGTAAGAGACGGCAGCTCATTCTGAACCAGTCGGAGAAAGATCGCATTTTCACCAATAAG TGCATCGAATTACAATGCTATATTCATCCATTGTCATCAATCTTGAACGGACTTCGTTCGGGGAGATACAGACAAC GACTCAGCAGTTTCCAAGAGAGTGTGGCCATGGACAGAATACAGAGGATCATGGGTGTTCTGCAGAACCCCTGCATGGG GGAGAAATACATCAATATCATTCTGAAAATGGAGGAAATGCTGAAGAGCTGGTTCCCCAATGTAAAACCCCGAGACCAACACACTGCCACCCAGACAGAGGAAGCTGTTCCTTCCAAGAAACTGAAG CTATCTCCAGTGACCACAGCTCTAGCCAGTGAGGCAGAGAGCCCTGTCACCATCGGTGCACCTCCAACGGTCACCAAAACCCTGAGAGTCACTGACCTCACTCCTCCCGGAGCCTATTCGGCCAGCAACCTAAAGTGGCTCCACACTTCGCCCATCTGCTCCCCCATGGCAGAACAGGCCCCCACTGGCCCCAAGCACGTGCTGCCCCCCAGAGATGGGGAGCTAATGCAGGACAATGTTGTGTCCTCCAGCACAGACAGCCACACTAAGACAGACTTCATACCCAGAGGCCCCCCACTGGGCAAAATCAATGCGCCCTGCCTAGAGAGGCTTCTCAAGTCTACAGAGAGCATCATCACCCGCAAGGGGACGGGCAGTATGATAGGCAGCAGCTGGTCCTAG